A single genomic interval of Nitrosomonadales bacterium harbors:
- the lpxB gene encoding lipid-A-disaccharide synthase: protein MQQKRIVIGIVAGEASGDLLGSHLMKALKEARPGIDFIGIGGPKMQSAGMEVLFPMEKLAVRGYVEVLRHYREIVGIRRKLRERFLSDRPDLFIAIDAPDFNLDLEMSLKQHGIPTIHYVSPSIWAWRGERIHKIKRAVTHMLALFPHEPKLYQQAGVPVDYVGHPLADMLPEQPNRAEMRETMRIPLLARVFAFLPGSRQSEVKHLAHTYIETARLILNQFPEARFLVPLVSRETRGIFEQALYDCDAQQLPITLLFGHAQDAMIAADGVLVASGTATLECALLKRPMVITYRMPAFSWWMIKRKRYQPYFGLPNILCERFVVPELIQEDATPENLAQALLNLVNDEDAVTELEETFHALHGTLRQNTAQKAAAAILPYLPA, encoded by the coding sequence ATGCAGCAGAAAAGAATCGTAATCGGCATCGTCGCGGGCGAAGCGTCCGGCGACCTGCTCGGCAGCCACCTAATGAAGGCACTCAAGGAAGCGCGTCCCGGGATCGACTTCATCGGCATCGGCGGCCCGAAGATGCAATCCGCCGGGATGGAAGTGCTGTTCCCGATGGAAAAGCTCGCGGTGCGCGGCTATGTCGAGGTATTGCGCCATTACCGCGAGATCGTCGGCATCCGCCGCAAGCTGCGCGAACGCTTCCTGTCAGACCGCCCGGACCTGTTCATCGCGATCGATGCGCCGGACTTCAACCTCGACCTGGAAATGTCGCTCAAGCAGCACGGCATCCCGACCATCCATTACGTCAGCCCGTCGATCTGGGCATGGCGCGGCGAACGCATCCACAAGATCAAGCGTGCCGTAACCCACATGCTCGCGCTGTTCCCGCATGAACCCAAGCTCTACCAGCAGGCCGGCGTACCCGTCGATTATGTCGGGCATCCGCTCGCCGACATGCTGCCCGAACAGCCCAACCGTGCCGAGATGCGCGAGACGATGCGCATCCCGCTGCTGGCCAGGGTTTTCGCGTTCCTGCCCGGCAGCCGCCAGAGCGAGGTCAAACATCTCGCGCATACCTACATCGAGACCGCCCGGCTGATCCTGAACCAATTCCCCGAGGCGCGCTTCCTGGTGCCGCTGGTCAGCCGCGAGACGCGCGGTATCTTCGAGCAGGCGCTGTACGATTGCGATGCGCAACAACTGCCGATCACGCTGCTGTTCGGCCATGCGCAGGACGCGATGATCGCCGCCGACGGCGTGTTGGTCGCGTCCGGCACCGCCACGCTGGAATGCGCCCTGCTCAAGCGCCCGATGGTGATCACCTATCGCATGCCGGCGTTCTCCTGGTGGATGATCAAGCGCAAGCGCTACCAGCCTTATTTCGGACTGCCGAATATCCTGTGCGAACGCTTTGTCGTGCCGGAACTGATCCAGGAAGACGCCACGCCGGAGAATCTGGCGCAAGCGCTGCTGAACCTGGTTAACGACGAAGATGCGGTAACGGAGCTTGAAGAGACGTTCCATGCCCTGCATGGCACGCTGCGTCAGAACACCGCGCAGAAAGCGGCGGCGGCTATCCTTCCATATTTACCCGCATGA
- the lpxA gene encoding acyl-ACP--UDP-N-acetylglucosamine O-acyltransferase: protein MIHQTAIIHPNARLADDVEVGAYSIIGEHVEIGAGTVIGPHVVIDGHTRIGCHNRIFQFCSLGEIPQDKKYAGEPTRLEIGDHNTIREFCTFNLGTAQDVGVTRVGNHNWIMAYVHLAHDCQVGNHTIFANNAQLAGHVEVGDYAILGGFTVVHQFVKIGAHIITGMGTILLQDVPPYVLASGNPSAPHGINAEGLKRRGFSSPAIMAIKRAYKTLYKSGLSLDEAKAAIEAQLAEHAELQLLSDFLATSTRGIVR, encoded by the coding sequence ATGATCCACCAGACAGCTATCATCCATCCGAACGCGCGGCTCGCCGACGATGTCGAGGTCGGCGCATATTCCATCATCGGCGAACATGTCGAGATCGGCGCGGGCACAGTGATCGGCCCGCACGTCGTGATCGACGGCCACACGCGCATCGGTTGCCACAACCGCATCTTCCAGTTCTGTTCGCTGGGCGAGATCCCGCAGGACAAGAAATATGCCGGCGAACCGACCCGTCTGGAGATCGGCGACCACAACACCATCCGCGAGTTCTGCACCTTCAATCTCGGCACTGCGCAGGATGTCGGCGTGACGCGTGTCGGCAATCACAACTGGATCATGGCCTACGTGCATCTTGCGCACGACTGCCAGGTCGGCAACCACACCATCTTCGCCAACAACGCGCAACTGGCCGGACACGTCGAAGTCGGCGATTACGCGATCCTCGGCGGCTTTACCGTGGTGCACCAGTTCGTCAAGATCGGCGCGCACATCATCACCGGCATGGGCACGATCCTGCTGCAGGACGTGCCGCCCTATGTGCTGGCTTCCGGCAATCCTTCCGCGCCGCACGGCATCAATGCGGAGGGACTGAAACGTCGCGGTTTTTCCAGCCCGGCGATCATGGCGATCAAGCGCGCCTACAAGACGCTGTACAAGTCCGGCCTGAGCCTGGACGAGGCGAAGGCCGCCATCGAAGCGCAACTGGCCGAACATGCCGAGTTGCAGTTGCTGTCGGACTTCCTCGCGACCTCCACACGCGGCATCGTCCGCTAA
- the rnhB gene encoding ribonuclease HII: MTNVVLICGVDEAGRGPLAGPVSAAAVILDEANPIAGLADSKKLSEKKRDALAPVIRERALAWAVAYAEVGEIDRLNILQATLLAMRRAVLALDIQPHQVLVDGLYCPQTGIPSQAIVKGDSKVAAISAASILAKTARDELMLQLHQQYPHYGFADHKGYPTASHLAALREHGVSDVHRRSFKPVRELLSHHHG; the protein is encoded by the coding sequence ATGACCAATGTCGTGCTTATCTGCGGCGTGGATGAGGCAGGGCGCGGCCCGCTGGCCGGACCGGTGAGCGCGGCGGCAGTCATCCTCGACGAGGCCAATCCCATCGCGGGGCTGGCCGATTCCAAGAAACTGTCCGAGAAGAAGCGCGATGCGCTGGCGCCCGTCATCCGCGAACGCGCGCTGGCCTGGGCGGTCGCGTATGCCGAAGTCGGGGAGATCGACCGGCTCAACATCCTGCAGGCCACGCTGCTGGCGATGCGCCGTGCCGTGCTGGCGTTGGACATCCAGCCGCATCAGGTGCTGGTGGACGGCCTGTATTGCCCGCAGACCGGCATCCCCAGCCAGGCCATCGTCAAGGGCGACAGCAAGGTTGCGGCGATCTCCGCTGCCTCCATCCTGGCCAAGACCGCGCGCGACGAACTGATGCTGCAACTGCACCAGCAATACCCGCACTACGGCTTTGCCGACCACAAGGGTTATCCCACCGCATCGCACCTCGCAGCATTGCGCGAACACGGCGTCAGTGATGTGCACCGCAGGAGTTTCAAACCGGTGCGGGAACTTTTATCCCATCATCATGGATGA